AACCCTCCAACGGCGATTGACAGTGCCTGAGGTTTACCCTAGATTACTAACCAGTGGGTCAGTAATGACCTGGTTCGACCTTTCTAGGGTGTCTCATGACTGCCTCCTCCGGCCTTTCTCCTCTTGCCCGCAGTGCCGCCTGGCTGCTGCTTCCTGCCTTGTTCCTGGCCGGCTGCTCGCAGTCGAAGCCGGCCGAGGAACCTGTGCGCGCGGTCAAGCTGGTGACCGTGGGCACCAGCGATTTCGACGCCCAGCCCGAGTTCTCGGCCGAGGTCCGGGCGCGCGTCGAATCGCGGCTGGGCTTCCGCGTGGGGGGCAAGATCACCAAACGCCAGGCCGAACTCGGCCAGCACGTGCAGGCCGGCCAGGTGCTGGCCCAGCTCGATCCGCAGGACTACCGGCTGGCCGCTGAAGCGGCACGCGCGCAACTGGCCGCGGCGCAGACCAACCGCGATCTCGCGGCGGCCGATCTCAAGCGCTATACCGAATTGCGTGCGCAGAACTTCATCAGCGGCGCCGAACTGGAGCGCCGCGAATCCACCTGGAAGGCCGCGCAGGCGCAGCTCGAGCAGGCCCAGGCCCAGCTTTCGTCGCAGGGCAACCAGGCCAGCTACACCACGCTGGTGGCCGACGTGGCCGGCATCATCACCGCCATCGAGGCCGAGCCGGGGCAGGTGGTGCAGGCGGGCACGCCCGTCGTGCGCATTGCGCAGGATGGCGCGCGCGACGTGGTGTTTGCCGTGCCCGAAGACCGCGCCGCGCTCATCAAGCCCGGCTCGCCGGTCATGGTGCGCGGCTGGTCGGGCGGCAGCGAACTGCAGGGCGAAGTGCGCGAAGTGGCGGCCAGCGCCGACGCGGTCACGCGCACCTACGCGGTCAAGGTGGCGATCGATGCCGCCACCTCGCCGGCGCTCGGCGCCACCGTGTATGCCCGCCCGCAGGCGCTGGCACGCACCGGCGGCGCGGTCATGAAGCTGCCGACCAGCGCGCTGCGCCAGGAAGGCAAGGGCTCGGCGGTGTGGGTGCTCGACAAATCGACCATGACGGTGCGCTCGCAGCCCGTGCAGGTGGCCACGGCCGACGGCAACGAGGCCGTGATCGGCGCCGGGCTCGCACCCGGCATGATGGTCGTGGCCGCGGGCGTGCATGTGCTCTCGCCGGGGCAGAAGGTCACCATCTACCAGTCGAAGGAGGCGGCAGCGGCCGCCGCCAACGCGAAGGAATCGGCGCAGCCGGTCGAGGCCGTGGCGGCCACCAAGAAGGAGATCGCTGCAGGTGCTTCCAAATGACGGAAGGCGCAGCAGCAACCACCACCAAGCCCGCCGGCTTCAATCTTTCCAAATGGGCGCTGGACCACGCGCCGCTCACGCGCTACCTGATGGTGGTGCTGATGGTGCTGGGCGCCTTCGCGTACTTCCAGCTCGGCCAGGACGAAGACCCGCCGTTCACCTTCCGTGCCATGGTGGTTCGCACCTACTGGCCCGGCGCCACCGCGCAGCAGGTGGCCGAGCAGGTCACCGACAAGCTCGAGCGCACGCTGCAGGAGGCGCCATACGCCGACAAGATCCGCAGCTATTCGAAGCCGGGCGAGTCGCAGATCATTTTCCAGATCAAGGACTCGTCCAAGGCCGCCGACGTGGCCAACGTCTGGTACACCGTGCGCAAGAAGGTCGGCGACATGCGCAACACGCTGCCGCCCGGCGTGCAGGGCCCATTCTTCAATGACGATTTCGGCGACGTCTATGGCGTGATCTACGCGCTGGAGAGCGAAGGCTTCAGCCAAGCCGAGCTCAAGACCCTGGCCGACGAGGTGCGCCAGCAGCTGCTCCGCGTGAAGGACGTGGCCAAGGTCGACCAGTTCGGGCTGCAGGACCAGAAGGTCTATATCGAGA
This genomic window from Variovorax paradoxus contains:
- a CDS encoding efflux RND transporter periplasmic adaptor subunit yields the protein MTASSGLSPLARSAAWLLLPALFLAGCSQSKPAEEPVRAVKLVTVGTSDFDAQPEFSAEVRARVESRLGFRVGGKITKRQAELGQHVQAGQVLAQLDPQDYRLAAEAARAQLAAAQTNRDLAAADLKRYTELRAQNFISGAELERRESTWKAAQAQLEQAQAQLSSQGNQASYTTLVADVAGIITAIEAEPGQVVQAGTPVVRIAQDGARDVVFAVPEDRAALIKPGSPVMVRGWSGGSELQGEVREVAASADAVTRTYAVKVAIDAATSPALGATVYARPQALARTGGAVMKLPTSALRQEGKGSAVWVLDKSTMTVRSQPVQVATADGNEAVIGAGLAPGMMVVAAGVHVLSPGQKVTIYQSKEAAAAAANAKESAQPVEAVAATKKEIAAGASK